From Chryseobacterium shandongense, the proteins below share one genomic window:
- the porV gene encoding type IX secretion system outer membrane channel protein PorV, with amino-acid sequence MNLTTKLLLGFGLSAGFLGYSQDLSLVRPVLTGAPFLRIAPDARSGGMGDQGVVTSPDAFSQFWNAAKYPFSRTSSSVGLNYTPYMGKLTNDVFLLYGAFHKFLGQEERSTISASIYYFNMGEVDLTQLVGNEVTSLGTSKPNEFSIDVAYALKLSDSFSGAVTGRFIRSDLAGGFNTDTTLKAANSFAVDVSAYYTSPRFSSLGGMDGKINAGFAIQNVGPKLDYTGNEESRSYLPTMARLGVGYDMYLDDMNRVGISFEGSKILVPGSEYVGTDPNTRQPIYEVPNVGPIAGIGKSFKNPNSIMMSGALEYSYDNAFSVRTGYFHESEEQGARQFATAGIGLKYRSFGLDISYLINVSKINTALDNTLRFGLTWNIGEETSNVDY; translated from the coding sequence ATGAATTTAACTACTAAACTGCTTTTAGGATTTGGGTTAAGTGCTGGCTTTTTAGGCTATTCGCAAGATTTAAGCCTTGTAAGACCTGTATTAACCGGAGCTCCTTTCTTAAGAATCGCACCAGATGCAAGATCTGGAGGTATGGGAGACCAGGGGGTCGTTACCTCTCCAGATGCGTTTTCTCAATTTTGGAATGCCGCAAAATATCCTTTCAGCAGAACAAGTTCTTCCGTGGGATTAAACTACACTCCATACATGGGGAAACTTACCAATGATGTGTTTTTATTGTATGGAGCATTTCATAAATTTTTAGGGCAGGAAGAACGGTCTACCATTTCAGCAAGTATCTATTACTTCAATATGGGGGAAGTAGATCTTACTCAGTTAGTAGGAAATGAAGTAACTTCATTAGGTACTTCCAAGCCAAACGAATTCTCAATTGACGTTGCTTATGCTTTGAAACTTTCTGACTCATTCTCTGGTGCTGTTACCGGTAGATTCATCCGTTCAGACTTAGCCGGTGGATTCAATACGGATACGACATTAAAAGCCGCTAACTCTTTTGCAGTAGATGTTTCAGCATACTATACTTCCCCTAGATTTTCGAGTTTAGGAGGGATGGACGGAAAAATCAATGCAGGTTTTGCGATTCAGAACGTAGGTCCAAAATTAGATTACACAGGAAACGAAGAGTCAAGATCTTATCTTCCTACCATGGCAAGATTAGGGGTTGGTTATGACATGTATCTCGATGATATGAACAGAGTAGGCATTAGCTTTGAAGGTTCTAAAATCTTAGTTCCGGGATCAGAATATGTAGGAACAGATCCTAATACAAGACAACCTATATATGAAGTTCCAAACGTGGGACCAATTGCTGGTATAGGAAAATCATTTAAAAATCCAAACTCGATCATGATGAGTGGGGCTTTGGAATATTCTTATGACAACGCATTTTCTGTTAGAACAGGTTACTTCCATGAAAGTGAAGAACAGGGAGCAAGACAGTTTGCTACAGCAGGTATCGGATTAAAATACCGATCTTTCGGTCTGGACATCTCGTATCTGATCAATGTATCCAAAATCAATACGGCATTGGATAATACCCTACGTTTCGGATTAACCTGGAACATCGGTGAAGAAACATCAAACGTAGATTATTAA
- the porU gene encoding type IX secretion system sortase PorU: MKQKISLLFLLGFVSIFWAQRISIEWDGSKIRDYGDTKLNLPNFKNQGFSFSQNNIFITTKQQVGEKQLKVSNPVWENISAKDLFEMSKDLLPDYEIKDVMYYNLEGQRYGSINVALFKREKGQVKRLSSFEISETNASNNLGSTLKVGTTANPLSTGNFYKIKVDKSGIFKITKQFLQDNGINPSSVNPKNFRIYGNGGIMLPEYNQDTKYSALQENAIQVVGEDDGVWHDSDYALFYAQGPDGYNLYNPSNGNGFKRRDTRNDRSENVKNVYEDFAYYYINFDKGPGKRVQTVDVNLPATPLITRFDNYQVINKDQKNLMKVGRLWVEDTPFTTDKAVTFTTASTIQGGDEIRYRVQVIGYKSQQNSMSFDINTQNPSNTVIPPANSGGTNEFFPLRYSGIISGLSGNQITFNLKPNITVNPNGNFYVDYLEVQYKDNLSFNGSQMNFRDYSLVSGSNTTYGFSLSNASAAEQIWDVTDITNANRRVNKAAGNTTFNFAYTASDQSFNNEFVVFRADAAYSPQFLGRINNQNLSALQNVDYLIITVPEMMGQAQRLANYHQTKNNYNVQIVDTDKIFNEFGSGSKDLTAIRDFVTKLNTPLGTLKYVFILGDTSYDFKNRISNNSNVVISYQSEESSDEIRSFVTDDYIVMTKPQTTEFITNNLPDLPVGRLPAANVTEAANMMDKVLAYYNSLSGQSTPFGEWKMKLDFIVDDDNDGGTPFHTVMNNSLATVFEQPTQVLKEYNVRKLYLDAFQAQSTAGGQRYPQVNQAISNDIGNSLYMFYFGHGGINGWAQERVLTLSEVQNANNFSNVYSRFPFVSTITCEFTLWDEPDTSSAGEQFLKLKQGGPATMITSSRAIDVGYGVDFTNLYTQNIFKLNNDDFESLGVAHLNAKKQKGAATDHLKVNFLGDPAMKLSRPKRLLVIDNIETPVPGLIRGLDFVKVTGHINNPNGTTNTTFNGRVVINIFDKKLNKTTLNNDGGLTPVLQYTEEGSAIVKASGTAVNGVFTVEFYVPKDINYAVGQGRILGYADNKASDVFNNQAVQVGDINPNGINDNEPPKVKLYMNNTNFAEGGITDQNPMLLACITDDTGINSTGSGIGHDITVYLDGQIINTVVLNDFFASGEGNGCLNPSLADYQKGNVTYPFRNLSIGQHQLTFKVWDINNNSTTATLNFEVKDEADQHLVINRPLNWPNPFTNKTYVQFEHNCDDILDVNVQIYTITGKLVRTLSQPVVAEPFLQGFRTPRQAIEWDGRDDFGATVAKGTYIFKIFAKSQNQEKCKGSATAVEKMVLLK; this comes from the coding sequence ATGAAACAAAAAATTTCGCTTTTATTTTTATTAGGCTTCGTATCAATATTCTGGGCTCAAAGAATCTCCATAGAATGGGACGGCTCTAAAATCCGGGATTATGGTGATACAAAACTTAATCTTCCCAATTTTAAAAATCAGGGATTTTCATTCAGCCAAAATAACATTTTTATAACAACCAAACAACAGGTTGGTGAAAAGCAGTTAAAAGTTTCTAATCCTGTATGGGAAAACATATCTGCAAAAGATTTGTTTGAAATGAGCAAAGACCTTCTTCCTGATTATGAAATTAAAGATGTGATGTATTATAATCTGGAAGGACAGCGTTATGGAAGTATTAATGTAGCATTATTTAAAAGAGAAAAAGGACAGGTAAAGCGTTTGTCCTCATTTGAAATTTCGGAAACAAATGCTTCCAACAATCTCGGAAGCACCTTAAAAGTAGGAACCACCGCCAACCCTTTATCAACCGGAAATTTTTATAAGATCAAAGTTGATAAATCCGGGATTTTTAAAATTACGAAACAATTTTTGCAGGATAATGGTATCAATCCTTCATCTGTAAATCCAAAGAACTTCAGGATCTACGGAAACGGAGGCATTATGCTTCCTGAGTACAATCAGGATACAAAATACAGTGCACTTCAGGAAAATGCAATACAGGTGGTGGGAGAAGATGACGGTGTGTGGCATGATAGTGATTATGCATTGTTTTATGCACAGGGACCGGATGGATATAATCTCTACAACCCTTCCAACGGAAACGGATTTAAAAGAAGAGATACCAGAAATGACAGAAGTGAAAATGTAAAAAATGTTTACGAAGACTTTGCTTATTATTACATCAATTTTGACAAAGGTCCAGGAAAAAGAGTTCAGACGGTAGATGTTAATTTGCCTGCTACTCCGCTCATCACAAGATTTGATAATTATCAGGTCATCAATAAAGACCAGAAAAACCTCATGAAAGTAGGAAGATTATGGGTTGAAGACACTCCGTTTACAACAGATAAAGCGGTAACTTTTACGACGGCATCAACCATTCAGGGGGGCGATGAAATACGCTACAGAGTACAGGTAATCGGCTACAAATCACAGCAAAACAGCATGTCATTTGATATCAACACGCAGAATCCTTCAAATACAGTTATTCCACCTGCAAATTCCGGTGGTACTAATGAGTTTTTCCCGTTGAGATACTCCGGCATAATATCAGGATTGAGCGGAAATCAGATTACATTTAACTTAAAACCGAATATTACAGTTAATCCCAACGGAAATTTTTATGTAGATTATCTTGAGGTACAATACAAGGACAACCTCAGCTTTAACGGATCACAAATGAATTTCAGGGACTACTCATTGGTGAGCGGCAGCAATACAACTTATGGTTTTAGCTTATCAAATGCCTCTGCAGCGGAACAAATATGGGATGTAACAGATATTACAAACGCCAACAGAAGAGTAAATAAAGCAGCTGGAAATACAACATTCAATTTCGCTTATACAGCATCTGACCAGAGTTTTAATAATGAATTTGTAGTTTTTAGGGCTGATGCCGCCTATTCTCCACAGTTTCTAGGACGTATTAACAATCAGAACCTTTCCGCACTTCAGAATGTGGATTATCTGATCATTACGGTTCCGGAAATGATGGGACAGGCTCAAAGACTAGCCAATTACCATCAGACAAAAAACAATTATAATGTACAGATTGTAGATACAGACAAAATATTTAATGAATTCGGAAGCGGAAGCAAGGATCTTACGGCCATCAGAGACTTTGTAACAAAACTGAATACTCCCTTAGGCACATTAAAATATGTATTCATTTTAGGAGATACTTCATATGATTTTAAAAACAGGATATCCAATAACTCAAATGTCGTAATAAGCTATCAGAGTGAGGAATCTTCCGATGAGATAAGATCTTTTGTGACTGATGATTATATCGTAATGACAAAGCCTCAAACAACAGAATTTATTACAAACAATCTTCCTGATCTTCCTGTCGGCAGACTTCCCGCAGCAAACGTAACAGAAGCAGCCAATATGATGGACAAAGTGCTGGCTTATTACAACAGCTTATCAGGACAGTCTACCCCATTCGGAGAATGGAAAATGAAGCTTGATTTTATTGTGGATGACGATAATGACGGTGGAACACCTTTCCATACGGTTATGAATAATTCTTTGGCCACTGTTTTTGAGCAGCCTACGCAGGTACTCAAAGAATATAACGTGAGAAAACTTTATCTGGATGCTTTTCAGGCACAGAGTACCGCGGGTGGACAAAGGTATCCTCAGGTAAACCAAGCTATTTCAAACGATATCGGGAACAGTCTGTATATGTTCTATTTCGGACACGGAGGAATCAATGGATGGGCTCAGGAAAGAGTTTTAACTTTATCTGAAGTTCAGAATGCCAACAATTTCTCCAATGTATACAGCAGATTTCCTTTTGTTTCAACCATTACCTGTGAATTTACACTTTGGGACGAACCCGATACCTCTTCGGCAGGTGAACAATTCCTTAAATTAAAACAGGGCGGCCCCGCAACTATGATTACTTCAAGCCGTGCTATTGATGTAGGATACGGAGTGGATTTTACCAATCTTTATACTCAGAATATTTTTAAACTGAATAATGATGATTTTGAATCACTCGGAGTTGCCCATCTCAATGCCAAAAAGCAGAAAGGTGCAGCAACAGACCACCTAAAGGTTAATTTTCTTGGTGATCCTGCCATGAAACTGAGCAGGCCAAAACGATTGCTGGTAATTGATAATATAGAAACACCGGTTCCGGGACTCATCAGAGGGTTAGATTTTGTGAAAGTTACAGGACATATCAATAATCCGAACGGAACGACTAATACTACGTTCAACGGACGTGTTGTCATTAATATATTTGATAAAAAACTAAATAAAACCACATTAAATAATGATGGCGGATTAACCCCTGTTCTCCAATATACGGAAGAAGGAAGTGCCATTGTAAAAGCTTCGGGAACGGCCGTAAACGGTGTATTCACGGTAGAATTTTATGTGCCTAAAGATATTAATTATGCTGTTGGACAAGGAAGAATCCTGGGGTACGCAGATAATAAAGCAAGCGATGTATTCAATAATCAGGCAGTACAGGTAGGAGATATCAACCCGAACGGAATTAATGATAATGAACCTCCAAAAGTGAAGCTTTATATGAACAACACCAACTTTGCCGAAGGTGGTATTACAGATCAGAATCCGATGCTTCTCGCATGTATTACAGATGATACCGGAATTAATTCAACAGGGTCTGGTATCGGTCACGATATTACTGTATATTTGGATGGCCAAATTATCAATACCGTTGTACTGAATGACTTTTTTGCTTCCGGAGAAGGAAACGGATGCCTTAACCCAAGTTTGGCAGACTATCAAAAAGGAAACGTAACCTACCCTTTCAGGAACCTTTCTATAGGACAGCATCAATTGACATTTAAAGTTTGGGATATAAACAATAATTCTACAACTGCAACGTTAAATTTTGAAGTTAAGGATGAAGCAGATCAGCATCTTGTGATCAACAGACCGTTAAACTGGCCAAACCCGTTTACCAACAAGACATATGTTCAGTTTGAGCATAACTGTGATGATATTCTTGATGTGAATGTTCAGATTTATACCATTACAGGAAAACTGGTAAGAACTTTAAGCCAACCGGTAGTTGCAGAACCCTTCCTGCAGGGCTTTAGGACGCCACGTCAGGCAATAGAATGGGACGGAAGAGACGATTTTGGTGCCACAGTAGCAAAAGGTACGTATATTTTTAAGATATTTGCAAAAAGCCAAAATCAAGAAAAATGCAAAGGAAGTGCTACAGCTGTAGAAAAAATGGTACTTTTGAAATAA
- the gldJ gene encoding gliding motility lipoprotein GldJ: MKKLKLFSLIALSSTLALTSCGGSNNGGGTKKFVSKTGWKPNEKQGWFFAGKQQKQKGWPGMVYVEGGTFTMGLVKDDVMHDWNNSPRRMQVSSFFIGETEITNYEYREYLTWLKYVFPPSDPSFKEIYNGALPDTLLWDNKLSRNDYNETYFRSPEFDYYPVVGVSWTQANRYCEWLSDRANEKALMQAGIIAKDLYINESNNQGGTAFNMDKFKSNDPEMQGYINEKRMQQKTGLKTTNQRLLAANRAPNAAMVTKFRLPTEVEWEYAALGLAKNREYNQYMGKTPQIEKLRGTKGRERGMFLENFKMGAGDYSGIAGWKNDGSAQTSDVRQFPSNDLGIYGMYGNVSEWTADVYRPIIDEDFSDFNYYRGNMPQAIVRNGDGTYKMVDENSIRYDTLADGRLVYKNLPGQFERETIADYRNYRDGDRMSSLEYRNASDSASTYDMYNSPKSRFIVDGNGRVVLQKDSKERTSEISNDIRVVKGGSWQDTAYWLDPGQRRYKNQNKAYGWIGFRVAQDARANDKSRTRR, encoded by the coding sequence ATGAAAAAACTAAAGTTGTTTTCATTAATAGCATTAAGTTCTACACTTGCATTAACCAGTTGCGGAGGATCTAATAATGGCGGCGGTACTAAAAAGTTTGTCAGCAAAACAGGTTGGAAACCAAACGAAAAACAAGGTTGGTTTTTTGCAGGAAAGCAACAAAAGCAGAAGGGTTGGCCGGGAATGGTATATGTAGAAGGTGGAACTTTTACAATGGGATTAGTGAAAGATGATGTTATGCACGATTGGAATAACTCACCGCGCAGAATGCAGGTAAGCTCTTTCTTTATCGGGGAAACTGAAATTACTAACTACGAATACCGCGAATACCTTACATGGTTGAAGTATGTATTCCCTCCAAGCGATCCAAGCTTTAAGGAAATCTACAACGGTGCATTACCGGATACCTTATTGTGGGACAACAAATTATCTAGAAATGATTACAACGAGACGTATTTCCGTTCTCCAGAGTTTGATTACTATCCGGTAGTGGGAGTATCCTGGACTCAGGCAAACAGATATTGCGAATGGTTGTCAGACAGAGCAAATGAAAAAGCTTTGATGCAGGCCGGGATTATTGCAAAGGATTTGTATATCAACGAATCTAATAATCAGGGTGGAACTGCATTCAATATGGATAAGTTCAAATCCAATGATCCTGAAATGCAGGGATATATCAATGAAAAAAGAATGCAGCAGAAAACAGGTTTAAAAACAACAAACCAAAGATTACTTGCTGCCAACAGAGCACCAAATGCTGCTATGGTAACGAAATTCAGACTTCCTACAGAAGTAGAATGGGAATATGCAGCTTTAGGTTTAGCGAAAAACAGAGAGTACAACCAATATATGGGTAAGACACCTCAAATTGAAAAATTAAGAGGTACTAAAGGAAGAGAAAGAGGAATGTTCCTTGAAAACTTCAAAATGGGTGCTGGTGATTACTCCGGTATTGCAGGTTGGAAAAACGATGGATCTGCACAGACTTCAGACGTAAGACAATTTCCTTCCAATGATTTAGGGATCTACGGTATGTACGGAAACGTATCAGAATGGACTGCAGATGTGTACAGACCAATTATTGATGAAGATTTCAGTGATTTCAACTATTACAGAGGAAATATGCCTCAGGCTATCGTGAGAAACGGGGACGGGACTTACAAAATGGTAGATGAGAACAGCATAAGATATGATACTTTGGCAGACGGAAGATTGGTTTACAAAAACCTTCCGGGTCAGTTTGAAAGAGAAACTATTGCTGATTACAGAAACTACAGAGATGGCGACAGAATGTCTTCTTTAGAGTATAGAAACGCTTCCGATTCTGCTTCTACATACGATATGTACAATTCTCCTAAATCAAGATTTATTGTAGATGGTAACGGTAGAGTTGTGTTGCAGAAAGACAGTAAAGAAAGAACTTCTGAAATTTCAAACGATATCAGAGTAGTAAAAGGTGGTTCTTGGCAAGATACAGCGTACTGGCTTGATCCGGGACAAAGAAGATATAAAAATCAAAACAAAGCATACGGATGGATTGGATTCCGTGTAGCTCAGGATGCGAGAGCAAACGATAAGAGTAGAACAAGAAGATAA
- a CDS encoding UDP-N-acetylmuramoyl-tripeptide--D-alanyl-D-alanine ligase translates to MNTEQFYPLFLQAAHVVIDSRKIEKNDIFFAFSGENFNAATLAEQAIDKGALAVIIEQQDYANPEKNIFYVPSTLEFLQQLAIFHRKKLQIPVIGLTGSNGKTTTKEIIHAVLSERFNVQYTRGNLNNHIGVPLTILSIKPEHQMAVIEMGANHQKEIEFLCAISMPDFGYITNFGKAHLEGFGGVEGVIKGKSELYDYLKNNNKTIIVNENDPIQLEKTEGYSHKITFGKEDSDYQFDLFSEQHFVGLNYKNQKAVSKLTGEYNFTNLCAAASLGLHFGIPFNYIIHAIENYTPTNMRSQIVEKGNKILVLDTYNANPSSMAASLKNFITFEGSKTIIIGDMLELGNESEKEHQAILELAQNSGFDEIITVGKIFRTVNHSQLSFEDTPALTEYLKANTISSKNVLLKGSRGIALEKAIEFI, encoded by the coding sequence ATGAATACAGAACAGTTTTATCCTTTGTTTTTACAAGCTGCACATGTTGTAATCGACAGCCGAAAAATTGAAAAAAATGATATTTTCTTTGCTTTCTCAGGAGAAAATTTTAATGCAGCCACATTAGCTGAGCAGGCAATTGACAAAGGCGCTTTAGCTGTTATTATAGAACAGCAGGATTATGCAAATCCCGAAAAGAATATATTTTATGTTCCTTCAACTTTAGAATTTTTGCAGCAACTTGCTATATTTCACAGAAAAAAACTTCAGATTCCTGTAATTGGGTTAACGGGAAGCAATGGGAAAACGACAACGAAAGAAATTATCCATGCCGTGCTTTCGGAAAGATTTAATGTACAATATACCCGTGGAAATTTAAACAATCACATCGGAGTTCCTTTAACGATTCTCTCGATTAAGCCGGAACATCAAATGGCAGTTATCGAGATGGGTGCAAACCATCAGAAAGAAATCGAATTTTTATGTGCCATTTCCATGCCTGATTTCGGATATATTACCAATTTCGGAAAGGCACATCTGGAAGGATTCGGAGGAGTAGAAGGCGTGATTAAGGGAAAGTCTGAACTGTATGACTATCTTAAAAACAACAACAAGACGATTATTGTGAATGAAAACGATCCTATTCAGTTGGAGAAAACAGAAGGTTATTCACATAAAATCACCTTCGGAAAAGAAGATTCAGATTATCAGTTTGATTTGTTTTCAGAACAGCACTTTGTAGGCTTAAATTATAAAAACCAAAAAGCAGTTTCAAAACTTACAGGAGAATATAATTTTACCAACCTTTGTGCAGCGGCAAGTTTGGGGCTTCATTTTGGAATTCCTTTTAATTACATCATTCATGCTATTGAAAATTATACCCCTACCAATATGCGGTCTCAGATTGTTGAAAAAGGAAATAAAATATTGGTTTTGGATACTTATAATGCTAACCCGAGTTCAATGGCTGCTTCCCTCAAAAACTTTATTACTTTTGAAGGTTCAAAAACAATCATCATAGGGGATATGCTTGAGCTTGGTAATGAAAGTGAAAAGGAGCATCAGGCAATTTTGGAACTTGCTCAGAATTCAGGTTTTGATGAGATCATAACAGTTGGGAAAATTTTTAGAACGGTCAATCATTCGCAGCTGAGTTTCGAAGATACACCTGCTTTAACAGAATATCTTAAAGCAAATACAATTTCTTCTAAAAATGTACTGCTGAAAGGCTCAAGAGGTATCGCACTGGAAAAAGCAATAGAGTTTATTTAA
- a CDS encoding NUDIX hydrolase, producing the protein MYKVFVNEKKLLLSKQSENLEKTLGYENVTSLEIALDLLENTSVKELNVFGENIDEIWSEFQKLFRIIEAAGGIVSNSKGDLLFIKRLGKWDLPKGKMEKGESREESAVREIEEETGLQNVELLSFINTTYHIYVERNGDKVLKCTHWFEMSFNGEDTSKPQIEEGITEVAWKNTFQIEEEVFPSTFKNIRLIIREFWNTKLK; encoded by the coding sequence ATGTATAAAGTTTTTGTGAACGAAAAAAAATTACTGTTGTCTAAGCAATCTGAAAACTTAGAAAAAACGCTTGGATACGAAAACGTCACAAGCCTGGAGATCGCTCTTGATCTTCTTGAAAATACATCGGTGAAAGAATTAAATGTTTTCGGAGAAAACATCGATGAAATTTGGTCTGAATTTCAGAAACTTTTTAGAATTATAGAAGCTGCAGGAGGCATTGTAAGTAACTCAAAAGGTGATCTTCTTTTTATCAAAAGATTAGGAAAATGGGATCTTCCGAAAGGAAAAATGGAAAAAGGAGAATCACGTGAAGAATCTGCCGTACGTGAAATTGAAGAAGAAACAGGATTGCAGAATGTTGAACTGCTAAGTTTCATTAACACCACGTACCACATCTATGTTGAAAGAAACGGAGATAAAGTATTAAAATGCACCCACTGGTTTGAGATGAGCTTTAATGGTGAAGACACTTCAAAACCGCAGATTGAAGAAGGCATTACTGAAGTTGCCTGGAAAAACACGTTTCAAATTGAAGAAGAAGTTTTTCCAAGCACATTTAAAAATATCAGACTTATCATCAGGGAATTCTGGAATACAAAACTTAAATAA
- a CDS encoding SRPBCC family protein, translated as MNLEGRKIIVNKSSKDLVEILKSPENYKDFMPDGLQKFETREDGFKFGLQGMPEIALKIDEVTDEKAVLKSASSSLDFSLTAALHPLNENQTEVQMLFEGKFNPFIKMMVEKPLQNFINTLTDKIEAYK; from the coding sequence ATGAATTTAGAAGGACGAAAGATTATTGTGAATAAATCATCTAAAGACCTGGTAGAAATCCTGAAATCTCCTGAAAATTACAAAGATTTTATGCCGGATGGATTACAGAAGTTTGAAACGAGAGAAGACGGATTTAAATTCGGGCTGCAGGGCATGCCGGAAATTGCTCTCAAAATAGATGAAGTAACGGATGAAAAAGCGGTTTTGAAGTCTGCAAGCTCCAGCCTTGATTTCTCATTGACAGCAGCATTGCATCCTCTAAATGAAAATCAGACTGAAGTACAGATGTTGTTTGAAGGCAAGTTTAATCCCTTTATTAAAATGATGGTGGAGAAACCTCTTCAGAATTTTATTAATACCCTTACCGATAAGATTGAAGCTTATAAATAA
- a CDS encoding anhydro-N-acetylmuramic acid kinase — protein sequence MIFHAIGLMSGTSLDGLDICFVKFEKHDFWRFEIIKAETVSYSENLYNQLKKAIDLPAEQLLQLHSEYGFFLGKTVKGFIEKYELNNVDLIASHGHTVYHQPQNKFTLQIGDGRAVKLETGIPVVYDFRSQDVLMGGNGAPLVPIGDELLFSEYDACLNLGGFSNISLRSAGKRIAFDIAPVNIILNKLAQDLGKDFDESGNLARNGNINEELLSALNALPFYHQSHPKSLGVEWCNENIFPRLENVDSLDALATITEHAAHQIAEVINNYCLKNVLFTGGGTYNDYLIEKIRNKTQAEIIIPEKEIIDYKEALIFALMGVLKLNNEINVLASATGSPYNHSSGIIA from the coding sequence ATGATTTTTCATGCAATTGGGCTAATGTCCGGAACGAGTTTAGATGGTTTGGATATTTGTTTTGTTAAATTTGAAAAACATGATTTCTGGCGTTTCGAAATCATAAAAGCTGAAACGGTTTCGTATTCGGAAAATCTTTACAATCAATTAAAGAAAGCTATAGATCTTCCGGCAGAACAATTGTTGCAGTTGCACTCTGAATATGGATTTTTTTTAGGAAAAACAGTAAAAGGGTTTATAGAAAAATATGAGCTTAATAATGTAGACCTTATCGCATCACATGGACACACGGTTTATCATCAGCCGCAAAATAAATTTACTCTTCAAATTGGAGACGGGCGAGCTGTAAAACTGGAAACAGGTATTCCTGTTGTTTACGATTTCCGTAGCCAGGATGTTTTAATGGGCGGAAACGGAGCACCCCTTGTTCCGATTGGTGACGAACTTCTTTTTTCCGAATATGATGCATGCCTTAATCTTGGAGGTTTTTCCAATATTTCATTACGATCTGCTGGCAAAAGAATTGCTTTTGATATTGCTCCGGTGAATATCATTCTTAATAAACTTGCTCAAGATTTAGGTAAGGATTTTGATGAAAGTGGCAATTTAGCGCGAAATGGAAACATCAATGAAGAACTTCTTTCAGCATTAAATGCACTCCCCTTTTATCATCAGTCCCATCCGAAATCACTGGGAGTTGAGTGGTGTAATGAAAATATATTCCCAAGACTTGAAAATGTGGACAGCTTGGATGCTTTGGCCACGATTACCGAACATGCAGCACACCAGATTGCTGAAGTAATTAACAATTATTGTTTAAAAAATGTCCTTTTTACAGGCGGAGGGACTTACAATGACTATTTAATCGAAAAAATCCGAAATAAAACACAAGCTGAAATAATCATTCCTGAAAAAGAAATCATTGATTATAAGGAAGCTCTTATCTTTGCTTTGATGGGTGTTTTAAAGTTGAACAATGAAATAAACGTACTGGCTTCCGCAACGGGAAGTCCGTATAATCACAGTTCGGGAATTATTGCGTAA
- the lptC gene encoding LPS export ABC transporter periplasmic protein LptC, with the protein MKFFRNISYKKNIAYLFSCAIFFMITSCEEDLTNNKGKNNKNFASQVINNANIIQRDSGFVTMRAKAPIIEKYELIDSPYTVARKGVDILFFDKKKPKTPGTIKAKYAKFYDYKQFYEARGDVRITTNENERFAMQSVFWDQRKKRIYTKDTVYVTMKDGSTLIGAHGMTAKDDFSEYVFYQNSGDFTTDKLSEKQK; encoded by the coding sequence ATGAAGTTTTTCAGAAATATATCATATAAAAAAAATATAGCATACCTTTTTAGTTGTGCTATATTTTTTATGATAACATCCTGTGAAGAAGATCTTACCAATAACAAAGGCAAGAACAATAAAAATTTCGCCTCACAGGTCATTAACAACGCCAATATTATTCAGCGGGATTCCGGTTTTGTAACGATGCGGGCTAAAGCTCCGATTATTGAGAAGTATGAGCTTATCGACAGCCCTTACACCGTGGCAAGAAAAGGAGTGGATATTCTCTTTTTCGACAAAAAGAAGCCTAAAACACCGGGGACAATCAAAGCTAAATACGCTAAGTTCTACGATTACAAGCAATTCTATGAAGCCAGAGGTGATGTAAGAATCACGACCAATGAAAATGAGAGATTTGCCATGCAGTCTGTTTTCTGGGATCAGCGAAAGAAAAGAATCTATACAAAAGATACGGTTTATGTTACGATGAAAGACGGGTCTACACTGATAGGAGCTCACGGCATGACCGCTAAAGATGATTTTTCCGAGTATGTGTTTTACCAGAATTCGGGTGATTTTACGACGGATAAACTATCTGAAAAGCAAAAATAA